From a single Apium graveolens cultivar Ventura chromosome 2, ASM990537v1, whole genome shotgun sequence genomic region:
- the LOC141708004 gene encoding uncharacterized protein LOC141708004 isoform X1: MCGNCLVNQPPSCSTRFLFYLLQDELKRMKPQLILYQLLSLINLVAIWLLVTVVVDWSYLKGLTQKSKTEVEGIQRWLIIQTIDIHNFAIRRSFKIMNLRAKI; the protein is encoded by the exons ATGTGTGGGAATTGTCTTGTTAATCAACCACCAAGTTGTAGTACCCGCTTCTTATTTTACTT GCTTCAAGATGAGCTTAAAAGAATGAAGCCACAG TTGATATTATATCAGCTATTGAGTTTGATAAATTTGGTAGCCATATGGCTACTTGTGACCGTGGTGGTAGATTGGTCTTATTTGAAAGGACTGACACAAAAGAG CAAGACGGAAGTCGAAGGGATACAGAGATGGCTGATTATTCAAACAATAGACATCCATAATTTCGCTATACGACGGAGTTTCAAAATCATGAACCTGAG
- the LOC141708004 gene encoding uncharacterized protein LOC141708004 isoform X2, which produces MCGNCLVNQPPSCSTRFLFYLLQDELKRMKPQLILYQLLSLINLVAIWLLVTVVVDWSYLKGLTQKRVQQDGSRRDTEMADYSNNRHP; this is translated from the exons ATGTGTGGGAATTGTCTTGTTAATCAACCACCAAGTTGTAGTACCCGCTTCTTATTTTACTT GCTTCAAGATGAGCTTAAAAGAATGAAGCCACAG TTGATATTATATCAGCTATTGAGTTTGATAAATTTGGTAGCCATATGGCTACTTGTGACCGTGGTGGTAGATTGGTCTTATTTGAAAGGACTGACACAAAAGAG AGTGCAGCAAGACGGAAGTCGAAGGGATACAGAGATGGCTGATTATTCAAACAATAGACATCCATAA
- the LOC141708004 gene encoding uncharacterized protein LOC141708004 isoform X3 translates to MKPQLILYQLLSLINLVAIWLLVTVVVDWSYLKGLTQKSKTEVEGIQRWLIIQTIDIHNFAIRRSFKIMNLRAKI, encoded by the exons ATGAAGCCACAG TTGATATTATATCAGCTATTGAGTTTGATAAATTTGGTAGCCATATGGCTACTTGTGACCGTGGTGGTAGATTGGTCTTATTTGAAAGGACTGACACAAAAGAG CAAGACGGAAGTCGAAGGGATACAGAGATGGCTGATTATTCAAACAATAGACATCCATAATTTCGCTATACGACGGAGTTTCAAAATCATGAACCTGAG